The following DNA comes from Nitrogeniibacter aestuarii.
AGAAAGACATCGACCTGATGCCCTACAGCATCGTCAAGGCCGACAACGGTGACGCCTGGGTCGAAGTGCGCGGCAAGAAGATTGCGCCGCCGCAGGTCTCCGCCGAAACCCTGCGCAAGATGAAGAAGACCGCCGAAGACTACCTCGGCGAGCCGGTGACCGAAGCCGTCATCACCGTGCCGGCCTACTTCAACGACAGCCAGCGTCAGGCCACCAAGGACGCCGGCAAGATCGCCGGTCTGGACGTCAAGCGCATCATCAACGAGCCGACCGCTGCTGCCCTTGCCTTCGGCATGGACAAGAAGCCGGGCGACTCCAAGATTGCCGTGTATGACCTCGGCGGCGGTACCTTCGACATCTCCATCATCGAGATCGCCGATCTTGACGGTGAGCACCAGTTCGAAGTGCTGGCCACCAACGGTGACACCTTCCTGGGTGGTGAAGACTTCGACCAGCGCATCATCGATTACATCGTCACCGAGTTCCAGAAAGAACAAGGCGTCGATCTGAAGAAAGACGTGCTGGCCCTGCAGCGACTGAAAGAAGCGGCTGAAAAGGCCAAGATCGAGCTCTCTTCCAGCCAGCAGACCGAAGTGAACCTGCCGTACATCACGGCCGACGCCTCCGGTCCGAAGCACCTGGCCATCAAGATCACCCGCGCCAAGTTCGAGTCACTGGTCGAAGAACTGGTCGCACGCACCATTGAGCCCTGCAAGGTGGCCCTCAAGGACGCCGGCCTGAGCATCGGTGAAATCGACGACGTCATTCTGGTCGGCGGTCAGACCCGCATGCCCATGGTGCAGGACAAGGTCAAGGCCTTCTTCGGCAAGGAACCGCGCCGCGATGTGAACCCGGACGAAGCCGTGGCCATCGGCGCCTCCATTCAGGGTGGCGTGCTGCAAGGCGACGTGAAAGACGTGCTGCTGCTCGACGTGACCCCGCTGTCCCTCGGTATCGAGACGCTCGGTGGCGTGATGACGAAGCTCATCCAGAAGAACACCACGATCCCGACCAAGGCCAGCCAGGTCTTCTCGACCGCGGATGACAACCAGAACGCCGTGACCATTCACGTCCTGCAGGGCGAGCGCGAAATGTCGTCGGGCAACAAGAGCCTGGGTCAGTTCAACCTCACCGACATCCCGCCGGCACCGCGCGGCATGCCGCAGATCGAGGTCACTTTCGACATCGACGCCAACGGTATCCTGCACGTGTCCGCCAAGGACAAGGCCACGGGCAAGGAAGCGAACATCACCATCAAGGCCAACTCCGGTCTGTCCGACGAGGAAGTCGAACGCATGGTGAAGGACGCCGAGGCCCACGCCGAAGAAGACAAGAAGGCTCACGAGCTGGTCGATGCCCGTAACCAGTGCGACACCCTGATCCACTCGATCAAGAAGGCCCTGGCCGAGCACGGCGACAAGGTGGACGCCGACGAGAAAGGCAAGATCGAAGCGGCGCTGGCCGAAGCCGAAGAAGCCATGAAGGGCAACGACAAGGACACCATCATGGCCAAGACGGAAGCCCTCGGCCAGGCCAGCCAGAAGCTCGGTGAGAAGGTCTATGCCGACGCCCAGGCCCAGGCCGGTGCGGCTGGCGGCGCCGGTGCCGAGGCGGGCAACGCCAAGGCTGAAGATGCCGACGTCGTGGATGCTGAATTCACCGAAGTTCAGGACGACAAGAAGTAAGCCGACAAGGCTGACACCCCGGCCGGACCGCACTGCACCTCGTGTGCAGGCCGGTCCGGCCTTTCCACGACAGAGCAAGCTGGAATTACCCCATGTCGAAGCGTGATTACTATGAAGTGCTGGGCGTCAATCGCGACGTCAACGAGGCCGACCTGAAGAAGGCTTATCGCAAGCTCGCGATGAAATTCCACCCGGACCGCAATCCAGGCGACAAGGAGTCGGAAGAGAAATTCAAGGAGGTCAAAGAGGCCTACGAAATCCTCTCCGAGCCAGACAAGCGAGCCGCCTACGACCAGTATGGCCACGCCGGGGTCGACCCGAGCATGGGCGCTGGACGCGGCGCACAAGGTTTCGATGGTTTTGCCGACGCCTTCAGCGACATCTTTGGCGATATCTTCGGCGGTGGCGGTGCGCGCGGCGGGCGTTCGAACGTCTACCGGGGCGCCGACCTGCGCTACAACCTGGAAATCTCCCTCGAAGAGGCGGCCCGCGGCGCCGAGAAGACCATCCGCATTCCCACGCAGGAAAACTGCGATAAGTGTGGCGGTTCAGGCGCCAAGCCCGGCAGCGAGGCCAAGCCCTGCCCCACCTGCGGCGGCGCCGGTCAGGTGCGCATGCAGCAAGGCTTTTTCTCGATTCAGCAGACCTGCCCGAAGTGCCACGGATCGGGTTCGTACATCCCGGACCCCTGCGGCAGCTGCCACGGCACGGGTCGCGTCAAGAAGCAGAAGACCCTCGAGGTGAAGATCCCTGCCGGCATCGACGATGGCATGCGCCTTCGTCATGGGGGGCATGGCGAGCCCGGCATCAATGGTGGCCCTGCCGGCGACCTGTACGTGGAGATTCACATCAAGCCGCATTCGGTCTTCCAGCGCAACGGGGACGATCTGCACTGTGAAATGCCGATCAGCTTCGCCACGGCGGCGCTGGGCGGCGAAATCGAGATTCCGACCCTCGACGGCATGGCCCGTATCAAGATCCCGACCGAGACCCAGACAGGCAAGGTCTTCCGTCTGCGCGGCAAGGGCATCCAGAACGTGCGCACGCATGCGCATGGCGACTTGATGTGCCATGTACTGGTCGAGACACCGGTCAAGCTCACAGACCGTCAGAAAGAACTGCTCGAAGAATTCAACAGCATCGCCATGGAGAACGAGCACAAGCACAATCCGAAGGCGAAGTCATGGATGGACAAGGTCAAGGATTTCTTCCAGTAAGTCTCTCCGACCAGACCATCGAGAGCCCGGCCACACGGCCGGGTTTTTTCGTTCACACTCAATGCGAAGTTCTTGGCAGATCAAGCACCGCGCACGGGGGCAATATTAGACACTTGCCATATACTCCGCATGGGTGGCCGTTGGGCTGACGCCTATCTGCAGGTCCATCACCCTATCTGAGTCCGCCCTGGTGCGGAGAAAACCACGGCACAGTCAAATCGAGCGGTAAACGCCAGAGTGTCGCCGAAACAACGAACCGACGTTCGTTTTAATTCAACCGGTGAATTGAGGGAAACATGACGCCAAATCATTGGAAGGCGCGCCTGATCGCGCGCCGGGACGCGATCATCCGCGCCATCCGAACAACACTTCCGATCGTGGGGCTCCTGTGCGCCACCCAGGTCGGCGCCGAAGCGGGCATCAGCGCGACCGAAGTGCTGATCGGCCAGACCGGCTCCCAGACGGGCACGCTGGCCAGCCATAACCAGGCCTTTACCGCAGGCGCCCAACTGTATTTCGACGCCTTGAATACCCGTGGTGGCGTCCATGGACGCAAGATCCGGATGCTGACGATGGACGATGGCTACGACCCGGATCGCGCACTCGAAAACGCCCGCAAACTCATCGAAGAAAAACGTGTTTTTGCGCTCTTCGCCTGCTTTGGCACCGGCCCTTCCATGAAAGTCCTGCCCTTTGCTTCGTCACGCGCGGTTCCGTTCTTCGCCCCCTACTCCGCGGCCAGCAGCGTGCGTAGCGCCGAATTCCCGTTCACCTTCCACGTACGTGCGTCCTACGACGAGGAGATCGAAAAGATCGTCGAGCACCTCACCATGTTGGGTGTCGGGAACATTGCCATTGTTCACCACGACGACGACTTCGGCAAAGCCGGCTTGAGCGCAGCACTGGCCGCCATGAGCACGCGCCAGGTCAAACCGGTCGCGACCCTGTCCATCCGACCTGACGGCAGCGATGCGGTTGCAGTGGTGAATGAGCTTGCCCGAATCAATCCAGCCGCGCTGATCATGATCACGGCGGGCAGCAGTTCAAGTCAGTTGATCCGGGCCGAAGCGCAGACGTTCATCCTCAGCTCTATGGTCTGTCTGTCCTGAGTTCCACCGCCCTGCTCAGTGAACTGGGTGAGCTTGCAAACGGCATGGTGGTGACCCAGGTGGTGCCGTCTCCTTACCGTCTCGAAGCGCCGGTAGCCGCGACTTACCGGCAAGCAAGCGAAACCAGCGGGCAAACGCCGACCTATGCCGGGCTGGAGGGTTATATCGCTGCAAAGACCTTTGCCGAAGCGCTCGAACGCGCAGGAGAAAACCCGACCCGAAACGACTTCATCTCAGCACTCGGGAGCATGAAACGCTACGACGCCGGGGGCTACACCCTGAGCTATAGCGCGGAGCGTCACGCCGGATCACAGTACGTAGATCTGTCCCTGGTCAATCACGGTCGTTTCACCCACTGAGGCCTGGATCGAACGCCTGCCGGCCCCTGTCCGGCTGGCTTCATCCGCGCCTCAAGTCCCACAGCGAACTGCCGTTCTGCATAGCAGAGACATGCAGATTTCGCAGAGTCTTTCGAATTTGAGAGTCGGCGTTATCAACTTCGATATACTCGGGCAGATCACACCAAACCTAAAAAATACAAGAGAACCAATGCGATACCACACTCTGGGCCGCGCTTTTCTTGCGCTAGCGGCCAGCGCCCTGTTCAGCCTTACCGGTCACGCCGATCCTGGGGTGACCGCCTCCAGCATACATCTGGGGATGTCCTCCCCATTCAGCGGCCCTAACGGTGAATACGGCATCACCATGCGCGGTGGCGTCGAAGCGGCATTCAGCGAAGTCAATGCCAGCGGCGGCATCAACGGACGCAAACTCAGGCTCACTGCGCTGGACGATGGCTACGAAACCGAGCGCAGTGTGGCCAACACCAAGCAGTTGATCGAACAGGAGAAGGTGTTCGCCCTCCTGGCCTTCTATGGCTCGAGCCCGACAACGGCTGCCATGAAGGTGTTCAGTGAAGCCAAGGTTCCCCTTGTTGGCACCATCAGTGGCGCCGGCACACTCCGTGACCCGGTCAATCCCTACATGTTCAACCTGCGCGCGAGCTACGCCGACGAAACAGCCGCGATCGTGGATCACCTGGTCGGCATCGGCATCTCAAACATCGCGGTGTTCTATCAGGATGATGGCTTTGGCAAATCGGGGCTCGATGGTGTCACCAGAACGCTCGAAAAACACGGGCTGAAGGCCAGCGCCATTGCCCCTATCGAGCGCAATGCCACCGATGCATCTGCAGCGGTCAAGACGATCTCCGCTGCCAATCCGCAGGCGGTGGTGATGGTGACGCTGCTCAAGCCCACGGCGGCCTTCGTCAAGGCCATGCGCGCAGCCGGTCATCAGCCGCAATTCGTCACCCTTTCACCCATTGGCGCAGACCTGCTGGTCAAGGAGATGGGCGCGGAGAACGCACGCGGCATCGGCATCACCCAGGTCATGCCGTATCCGTGGAACGATGCACTCAAACTCGTGCGCGACTACAAGGCAGCACTGGCAAAGACGGATGCAAAGGCCGAACCGTCCTATTACGGCCTTGAAGGTTATGTGGCCGGTCGGGTCATGATCGAGGCAATCCGCAGAATCGACGGCGAGCCCACGCGCGAGAAACTTGTGGCTGCGCTCGAACAGGCACCCTTCGAGCTCAAGGGCTTCAAGGTCAGTTTCACGCCAAGCAACCACTCAGGTTCAACGTTCGTTGAGCTGACGATTCTGGATCGCAACGGACGCATCCTGCGCTGACGTTCTGGACAGTCGTGAAAAAAGGCGTTCCGAGGAACGCCTTTTTTCATTGTCTGCCGAGGCTGATGATCAGAAATCCACGCTTTCCGCTTCGATTTCCAATGCGCCGATATCAGCTCCCATGACCGCACTACCCGGCTCCGGCGGAGTGAGAATGCTTTCGCGCTTGAATGCCGCCATGACGCGACTCGCCGTCTCGACGGTGATACCAAGAATCGCCGCGATATCGGCGGACGCAAGGCGGATGATCTGGCTGCCTTTGTCGTGAGTCCTGAGGCGCAGCAGCAGTCGTGCGACCCGGACGCGTGCCGGCGCACTCCCTGCCGTCAGTTCAGCCAGCCAGGCCTGGGCTTCGGACAAGGCATCGGAAGCCTTTTCAAGCATGCGCTCGCCGACCCCCGCATCCAGCGACTTGAGCTTTTCGACCGAGGCCAGCGGCAAGCGGCAGATGCGCACCGGCCCCACCGCAATCGCAGAGGCATCGTACTCACGGCCACTCAGGACCTCGAGCCCCGCCAGATCGCCCGGTTTGACAATGCGCACGATGCGGGCCGTCCCGTCGGCGCCATGACGCACGAGCTTGACCGCGCCTTCACGCACGGTATAGAGCGCCTCGCTCTTTGCCCCCTGGTGGTAAAGCACCTGTTTCGAGCTGAATTTCAGGTCGTCGAAACAGTCGTGCACCATCGACATGTGCTCGGGTTGCAGAACGGAAAACAGCGCCGATCGCCTGACCGGGCAGGTCACGCAATCGGTGTGACCGATCCAATGCGCGGTTGAACTTGATCTGGACATGGGGTCAGATTGTGCCGTGTACGGATTGAGCCTGCCGTGACAAAGATGTCAGCTGTTTCACGAACGGCGCCAGACCGTGCCGCCAGGACCGTCTTCGAGCACGATACCTGCGTCCGCCAGTTCGGCACGGATACGGTCGGCCGTCGCAAAATCCTTCGCTTTTTTCGCTTCAGCGCGCTGCACGATCGCCGCTTCAATCGCCTCGGCATCCACATCATCCGATCCGGTGTCACCCTGAAGGAACTCGGTGGCCGTGCGCTCCAGCAGTCCCAGCACATTGGCCATCGCCCGCAACTGCTGCGCCAGCGCGGCATCCTCGGAGCGGTTGACCTCCGTGGCCATTTCAAAGAGCACCGACACGGCACCCGCAGTGTTGAAATCGTCATCCATGGCCGCCTTGAAACGGGCCGCCCATGGGCCTGACCAGTCGACCGCAGCGTCTTCATCCGGCGCATGCTTGAGCGCCGTGTACAGGCGGGTCAGCGACTGACGCGCATCATTGAGGTGCGCATCGCTGTAGTTCAGCGGACTGCGATAATGCGCGCGCAGGATGAAAAAGCGGACGACCTCTGGGTCGTAGGCCTTGAGCACGTCACGAATGGTGAAGAAGTT
Coding sequences within:
- the dnaK gene encoding molecular chaperone DnaK, with protein sequence MGKIIGIDLGTTNSCVSVMEGGKAKVIENAEGARTTPSVVAYAEDGEILVGAPAKRQAVTNAQNTLFAVKRLIGRRFEEKEVQKDIDLMPYSIVKADNGDAWVEVRGKKIAPPQVSAETLRKMKKTAEDYLGEPVTEAVITVPAYFNDSQRQATKDAGKIAGLDVKRIINEPTAAALAFGMDKKPGDSKIAVYDLGGGTFDISIIEIADLDGEHQFEVLATNGDTFLGGEDFDQRIIDYIVTEFQKEQGVDLKKDVLALQRLKEAAEKAKIELSSSQQTEVNLPYITADASGPKHLAIKITRAKFESLVEELVARTIEPCKVALKDAGLSIGEIDDVILVGGQTRMPMVQDKVKAFFGKEPRRDVNPDEAVAIGASIQGGVLQGDVKDVLLLDVTPLSLGIETLGGVMTKLIQKNTTIPTKASQVFSTADDNQNAVTIHVLQGEREMSSGNKSLGQFNLTDIPPAPRGMPQIEVTFDIDANGILHVSAKDKATGKEANITIKANSGLSDEEVERMVKDAEAHAEEDKKAHELVDARNQCDTLIHSIKKALAEHGDKVDADEKGKIEAALAEAEEAMKGNDKDTIMAKTEALGQASQKLGEKVYADAQAQAGAAGGAGAEAGNAKAEDADVVDAEFTEVQDDKK
- the dnaJ gene encoding molecular chaperone DnaJ codes for the protein MSKRDYYEVLGVNRDVNEADLKKAYRKLAMKFHPDRNPGDKESEEKFKEVKEAYEILSEPDKRAAYDQYGHAGVDPSMGAGRGAQGFDGFADAFSDIFGDIFGGGGARGGRSNVYRGADLRYNLEISLEEAARGAEKTIRIPTQENCDKCGGSGAKPGSEAKPCPTCGGAGQVRMQQGFFSIQQTCPKCHGSGSYIPDPCGSCHGTGRVKKQKTLEVKIPAGIDDGMRLRHGGHGEPGINGGPAGDLYVEIHIKPHSVFQRNGDDLHCEMPISFATAALGGEIEIPTLDGMARIKIPTETQTGKVFRLRGKGIQNVRTHAHGDLMCHVLVETPVKLTDRQKELLEEFNSIAMENEHKHNPKAKSWMDKVKDFFQ
- a CDS encoding ABC transporter substrate-binding protein, with amino-acid sequence MRYHTLGRAFLALAASALFSLTGHADPGVTASSIHLGMSSPFSGPNGEYGITMRGGVEAAFSEVNASGGINGRKLRLTALDDGYETERSVANTKQLIEQEKVFALLAFYGSSPTTAAMKVFSEAKVPLVGTISGAGTLRDPVNPYMFNLRASYADETAAIVDHLVGIGISNIAVFYQDDGFGKSGLDGVTRTLEKHGLKASAIAPIERNATDASAAVKTISAANPQAVVMVTLLKPTAAFVKAMRAAGHQPQFVTLSPIGADLLVKEMGAENARGIGITQVMPYPWNDALKLVRDYKAALAKTDAKAEPSYYGLEGYVAGRVMIEAIRRIDGEPTREKLVAALEQAPFELKGFKVSFTPSNHSGSTFVELTILDRNGRILR
- a CDS encoding Crp/Fnr family transcriptional regulator; translation: MSRSSSTAHWIGHTDCVTCPVRRSALFSVLQPEHMSMVHDCFDDLKFSSKQVLYHQGAKSEALYTVREGAVKLVRHGADGTARIVRIVKPGDLAGLEVLSGREYDASAIAVGPVRICRLPLASVEKLKSLDAGVGERMLEKASDALSEAQAWLAELTAGSAPARVRVARLLLRLRTHDKGSQIIRLASADIAAILGITVETASRVMAAFKRESILTPPEPGSAVMGADIGALEIEAESVDF